From the genome of Solanum lycopersicum chromosome 12, SLM_r2.1:
TTATAAGTTGTAGGAACATAAAAACCATCCTGATTAATTTTCTACCCAACCTTAGTACCAGGAAGATCAATCCATTGAAGCTGTAGTTCAACTTCACCACATTCAACATTTCTCAACCTTAGAATCATATCTTGAACAACTTTACCATCATCCCAAATAACTCTACTCTCTTCAGCGAGACAATTTGTCCTGCAAGGAAGTACTCTTGTAATTACAGTGCCAGATGGTAGCCCATGCAAATTCATTTTCAATGCCTCTACAAATGATTTAATATCAAACTCTGCATCTCCCATTTTATCATCCATGGTAAATGTGTCGTGATCGTATACAGTCTgtcaatacaaatattaataagCAAACTATATGTCGATAAAAGTAGGAATAAGGCACAACTACCCTCTAAACTATGATCAAAATCTCAAAGAACTAAAACTAAGGTTCAGTTCCCTCCCCTGAACTCATTTCTTTTGTAATCTTATACACCTTTTGGCTTACATAACACACTCCGTGACTCCAGGTGCGTGAGAGATGCTTGGAGGGCACGTAGGTGTGcctaattacaaaaataataagttcaggggtaatagaatCTTACTTTAGTTAAGGTCTGTCTCTATGATTTTGATCATAAGTGGTTACTTGTGTTTTATCCAATAAAAGGATTCAAATGTGTAAAATGTCAAAAAGTTATGAATATTCTACCATAAGAGGCATTCGATAAAATTGATGGATAAAAACTTACCAGTTTAACAGGAAGACTAGGATCAGAAACAGAGAGGGTCAAATCTTCATTCCATTCAGGATTAATATCCTTCTTTATAACTCGTGTCTTCAGTTTCTGcatttaagttaaaacttaGCATCATTTGACAGAGTgtattagaaaaaagaaaaaataattatgtattgtTAGTATCTTCTTCGTTCTAATATActaaaactaataatattttttttataaaaattatataataatgcgtattattttaaatagggAAAAGGCACGAGCAAACCTCTATACTATAATGGAAATGCAGAGATactttaactaaactaaggtcctattatcttTCGAACTCATTTGCTTTAgaattttatacacctttttgGCTTGGCGACACACTCTGTGACTATACGCAGTTGAAATACGTTGGAGATGTTTGGATGTCACATAAGCAAAGAGGTGtacaaaattaccaaaaaaaaatgaatttggaaTAATAGAATATTAGTTTAGTTAAAGTGTTTCGATTATAGTCTAGGATAGTTGTACCTTATCccttttaaataaatcaaactaaTTACTACATCAAAATACTATCAGCTAGCGTAACAAATGTAAGCATAACTAatatcatctcatcattaccATATTCAACATTATTCTCCAAAAATAACCCTTGGTTCAATAATAATGATCACTTTAGATCCTTGATTGTCAAAGCtttagaacttcatgaattgaACCCGAATTTCCCATAGTCtgatcaaatatataataacaacaacagaCATGATTTCGTAGctaaaacaacaaatatttcatgttaatttcatgtttagctacAAATTTAGCGATGGATCATAAGAGAATTCAATTAGTCAGGATCGTTACGATGAAAGAAGTAGGAGTTGTACCTGTTTTTTACCCATCTTAACAACACAATAAGGATCACTTGTACGTACATCACGAACAGCAAG
Proteins encoded in this window:
- the LOC101247408 gene encoding protein C2-DOMAIN ABA-RELATED 4; translation: MYTGGGSATQSLMDNLMGLLRIKIKKGVNLAVRDVRTSDPYCVVKMGKKQKLKTRVIKKDINPEWNEDLTLSVSDPSLPVKLTVYDHDTFTMDDKMGDAEFDIKSFVEALKMNLHGLPSGTVITRVLPCRTNCLAEESRVIWDDGKVVQDMILRLRNVECGEVELQLQWIDLPGTKVG